In Zingiber officinale cultivar Zhangliang chromosome 1A, Zo_v1.1, whole genome shotgun sequence, the DNA window attttttttttttgataatcttaAGATGAAGTATTAAATTTATTGATTTCCGTCTATTTCTCTTTCCTCTGTTGATATCTAAACTAATTTTAGACCATTCAAGGCCTTAATTGATATTTTCAATATGTGCATAACTATTGATTTACtaattaaaatcaataaattgtatataactttcaataatatataaagattaatacttaattatacgaataaaataaaattatgtagtttaaaatatatattttatcatCCCGGCTACGCTGCTTTTGAATACaatgtataataattattttcttcatttactcctaaatttaatattttagatTCGTCCCTGTCTACGATTATATAAGATTCcacaaaaaaaaagtgaatatataattttcttttcttatgcgAAGTTAAATGTTTTTCATATTCTTCAAGCTCGTTTACTTTCTCATTTGTGCACGCGAGCCTCATATCTTAGTTTATCACTGACTTGACCGTTAAAGAAGGTAAAACCAACAATACCAACCCTCAGTTGACAAGCTTTGCTTTGTAGAACATTTAGAACGGGCGCATCAACAAATCGACATCAATCACAAATTCGAACAACTGATGAAGGGCACCATCACTGGatgtttctgtatttttttttatcattttatgtatatttttctcCTTATTTACACTATCAATTAAACTAATCAATAATCAAAGAGCCGACTCTAAAAATATACGTAATCACATTTGACTGGTCAAAGGGggttaaatgttattttttaaattcaatggAGCAAAATACTATttgatagaaaataaaaaaaggtTAAAGGTATtttttccttattattattttattatttttaatagttGATTTCAAGTATTTAATTTATATCGATTAATTCTATGAATGATTAACTTgaccttataaaaaaattttatcatcCATCAAATAAATCGAAAAGGGCTAATAATAGATAATCCATCCCGCATTGTTATGTTGACGGGGGATACATCCATCCTTGTTTTGTGGGGTAGAAGTAGTATACAAACAAGAGCAAACACAGTTAATCACAATAGGCCTACAATTCCGGCCCATCTAAATCTGGGCTGGATCCATTGCCGATAGAATTAAAAGGGTGCCAGGCGCTGGACAAACGGGCAGCTCTGCGTTGCTCTTCGTTAGGGTTCGGTCGGAAATTTCTGGGATCCTCAGTTCGTTGCCTTGCAATGGCCAAATTATTTTGGTTGGAGGCCATCCTTCCGCTGGGAATCATCGGCGTGATGCTCTGCGTGATGGGAAACGGGCAGTACTACATCCACAAGGCCGTCCATGGGAGGGTGAGATCTCGgggggttttttttttcattctactTTTGTGTTGGTCTGGTAGATGAGGTTGTTTCTCTCGCCGATCGAGTTGCAGCCGAAGCATGTCGGTAACGACGGTTGGGATGTGGCGATGGAGAGGAGGGACAAGAAGATCATGGAACAGCACAGCAACGCTGCAAATTAGGTGTGTGTTTTGTTTATCATAATTCTAATTTGATCTGTCAAGGTAGTTCGATTTTGTGTAATGGAATTTGGACGGTTGTAGCTATCCTAATTCCAGATCCGTTAATATGCTTCATACGTTAGTAGTAGTACTCAACTAGGATTTACCCTTGCGATAAGGGATTTGATTGGTTGCAGACACAATGGTGAACTATAAAAGTTTGAAAAAGTTGGATTTGGATTCAGGAGGAAAATTGGAACTATATTCAAAAGCAAATTTTACGCAAATGACTCAGTGTCTATTAGTACTATCTAGTAAGTACTAACTAACAAAACAAGGTCTAGTGTTGTCTGAATATTGGTGGGATGAATCTTCTGTTACTTGGACTCAAGTACATAGTATCCGAGTACAAGTATGGATGTAGGTGTATGAATAATGTTTCTAATTTTTTAATGGTTGGTCAATGAAGGTGTCTATGTCTGATTCAAGAGTGTTAGCCACAAGAGGGATTAGGGGTGCATGAAGAATGAGAGGATGGAAT includes these proteins:
- the LOC122030375 gene encoding NADH dehydrogenase [ubiquinone] 1 alpha subcomplex subunit 1-like — its product is MAKLFWLEAILPLGIIGVMLCVMGNGQYYIHKAVHGRPKHVGNDGWDVAMERRDKKIMEQHSNAAN